TGCCCACCTTTTTCTTTGAgagtgaaaattaaattataaaccttataacttttttatttttttttaaaggattaaaccTAGCCCCTGATATGTTTACTTTGGGACATTAGTGTCTTAGTCATGCTAGTCCATTGTTTGATTTCTCCTTTTATTTTTTGCAAGTTCCAATGTGTTGAGTGTTGAATATCCATACAACACTAATAAGATAATTTTTTCGAATAAGtttttcataaataaattataattttttcgaATCAATTCTTCATAGATTAATCATATAAAAACTTAACtagaatttaaaattatgtgtGGAATGGATGCAATGTGACCAATAAATCCCAATAGACTACAATAACAAAGCAAATCGAGAGATTTCAGTCAGAATTCCGCGTTTAAGAGCGTCGATAGAAAGAACCAACAGGCTTTTTTTCCCGACGATTGCAAGCGTCGCTAAAAGTTTTTGGGTTTTGAAAACATCGCTTATGCTTAAGTAAGGAAGCAACAAtgcaaaaccaaaaccaaaaccaacCAAAACCTTTCCTTTGTCAAAGCATCAACAGACAAAATAACAGATAATCAATTAAAatacagaaaaagaaagaaattttctatTAAGTAGTATTTATATATTAACATTAATAGAGATAAATCGATGGTAGTAACTAAAGGGTAAGCCTAAGAtctaatccttcttcctcttcttcatgttttcctttttcttctttattgTTAATTGTAGATGGCCTCCGAAACTCAATCTCGTCGGCAAAATCTGCCCATTCAAAAGTTGGAACCCAACTTCTTTGCTTACTATCGACCCTCCTCATCTTTTCATCCCTTTGTCTTAGCTCATTTTTTCTCCTATTAACAGCTTCATGGAAATTCCTTATTAGGGCAAAGAACTGCTCCATCTTCTCATCTTCTTTCTCCTCATCTTCACCATTGCAGACATGAACTCTCTTCTTGCTTGCCATCTGAAACTGAATAAAGGGCAAGTTTTTGCTTGTGTTTTCTTTTGTGCTTACCAAATACCATATATAAGGTGAATGGGTCCGGGGGATCTAGAAAAATGAAACCTACGGAACGGCGGATTCTATGGGACGTATAAAAGGTAAAAAAACGCAGAAATAACGCGTGGACTGAAAATTGAGCACTGGTTGACAATGAGTGTGAGTGGGGGGATGGTGTTGTTGATGGCATGCCAAACGTAAAACGTTGAAGGAATGTTGACGTAACTCAGATGACGCAACTATATGACCCTGGGTTAAACAAAGTGGTGCTGTGCTGAGAGGCTAGCCTGACTTTTGTTTCAAGCTTGCATTTTTCGTGCTACCGACATATTGATGGCCTATTCGAAATTTGTAATGATTTTGACCACTGAGCTCGTATGTTCTTTGTTCCCACTTTCTTTTTATATTCTCTTGGCACTTTCGTGCTGCAGCCATGGAAGCTTAGATTAAAATGCCCTGTCCTTTTCACTTTCAAAAGGTATTTTACTAAGGGTTAAAATGTGATGTTAGTCCTTGTACTTGCATAGAATTTAAGATTTGGTTACCGCATTATAAgtgttatttatataaaaatttatcaaTCATATGCCATCATATGATGATAATCAGTAAAAGTATTCTGTATATCTCATCTACTAAaaaataaatgggcaaattagtcatTACATactagatcaaagagcaaattaatttttctattaaaaaatttattcatttcaacTATTAAAAACTAGCTTCTGTATGTTAGCATAAGATACACATGGCACGCCATCTATAAATATTTGGTTATTTCATCATCTGCATaagtttttaacaatagaaatagattaaatttttaacagaaagaaccagtttgctctttaatctaatatGTATGgattaatttttcctttttttgatCAAAAAGGGTAAAATGCAATATGACTCCTCGTACAAATACTtctatggtacttttaccaaTGATGACCTAATCAAAATTTCAAATTggcaaattttaacaaaaaaatactTACGATTCTAATGTCTAGActgaaattttagaatttaaaaacagaagaagaaaggaaaactaaatttttaaatagaGGGACTAAATCTTAAATTTTGTGGAAGTAAAGGAATTATCAGCATATTACCAATTTACCTTTGTATCCACTTAAAAGGCCTTTCTATGGTGTGGCTAGCTGTTTTGGAGCCCATAAGTTTGGAGACAAACCTTGAAAGGATCTGATGGGACACAAAGGCTAGGTTAAAACTCTTGAAAAATTGTGTCTCCTAGATGCTACCCGTCAAGAGTAGTATATGCATATATAATAATCTACTTACACTATTTTTTAAAGATAATATTCTAACAATGTATTGATATAACTGTAGTTGTTATATacgta
Above is a genomic segment from Gossypium arboreum isolate Shixiya-1 chromosome 8, ASM2569848v2, whole genome shotgun sequence containing:
- the LOC108468463 gene encoding protein NIM1-INTERACTING 1-like → MASKKRVHVCNGEDEEKEDEKMEQFFALIRNFHEAVNRRKNELRQRDEKMRRVDSKQRSWVPTFEWADFADEIEFRRPSTINNKEEKGKHEEEEEGLDLRLTL